A single Brucella intermedia LMG 3301 DNA region contains:
- a CDS encoding NAD(P)-dependent oxidoreductase: MRSMRSAENSPIDAIDNPGHANGPDIRGARLDKADYAHVFDDLHPPLTKHEALVESDRCYFCYDAPCMNACPTGIDIPMFIRQINAGNPVGAAKTILSENILGGMCARVCPTETLCEEVCVREISEGKPVKIGELQRYATDVLMETGNHPFKRAPETDKHIAVVGAGPAGISAAHRLAMHGHKVTIFEARPKGGGLNEYGIAAYKTVNNFAQRELEFVLKIGAINVEYNQTLGQDITIEALKAGYDAVFLGMGMPGVNDLGLLGEDAPNVIDAVDYIANLRQAKDLSSLPVGRNVVVIGGGMTAVDVAIQTKKLGAENVTIVYRRGQENMNASAYEQELAQIHGVVIRHWLQPHALERNEDGTVNAVVFEYTAIEDGRLSGTGEYLILEADQVFKAIGQKFEPEPLAGSGIGLSRGRISVDDERRTSVEGIWAGGDCVAGGKDLTVASVEDGKVAAESIHATLIKRPQAIEGFADAVLSGGALHAPASAVRDRGVHLSQEQG; encoded by the coding sequence ATGCGGTCGATGAGATCAGCAGAGAATTCGCCTATTGATGCAATTGATAATCCGGGACACGCAAACGGGCCTGACATCCGTGGGGCGAGGCTTGACAAGGCCGACTATGCGCATGTTTTCGACGATCTGCATCCACCGCTTACCAAGCACGAAGCCCTGGTTGAGTCCGATCGCTGCTATTTCTGCTACGACGCTCCGTGCATGAATGCCTGCCCGACGGGCATCGATATTCCGATGTTCATTCGACAGATCAATGCGGGCAATCCGGTTGGGGCTGCGAAGACCATCCTTTCGGAAAACATTCTGGGCGGCATGTGTGCACGCGTTTGCCCGACAGAAACACTCTGCGAAGAAGTGTGCGTTCGCGAAATTTCGGAAGGCAAGCCGGTCAAGATCGGTGAATTGCAGCGCTATGCCACCGACGTTCTGATGGAAACCGGCAATCATCCATTCAAGCGCGCGCCTGAAACCGACAAGCACATTGCCGTGGTTGGCGCGGGTCCGGCAGGTATCTCCGCTGCCCATCGCCTTGCCATGCATGGCCATAAGGTGACCATCTTCGAAGCCCGGCCCAAAGGCGGCGGCCTCAACGAATATGGTATCGCGGCCTACAAGACGGTCAATAATTTCGCACAGCGCGAACTCGAATTCGTGCTCAAGATCGGTGCGATCAATGTCGAATATAACCAGACGCTCGGTCAGGACATCACTATCGAGGCGCTGAAAGCCGGCTATGACGCGGTCTTCCTCGGAATGGGCATGCCGGGCGTCAATGATCTGGGCCTTTTGGGCGAAGACGCGCCAAACGTTATCGATGCGGTCGACTACATCGCCAATCTGCGCCAGGCAAAAGACCTGTCATCCCTGCCCGTCGGCCGCAACGTGGTGGTCATCGGCGGTGGCATGACCGCAGTGGACGTAGCGATCCAGACCAAGAAGCTCGGTGCTGAAAACGTAACCATCGTCTATCGCCGCGGTCAGGAGAACATGAATGCCAGCGCCTATGAACAGGAACTGGCACAGATTCACGGCGTGGTCATCCGCCACTGGCTGCAACCCCACGCGCTTGAACGGAACGAAGACGGCACTGTCAATGCCGTGGTGTTTGAATATACCGCTATCGAAGACGGCAGGCTTTCCGGCACCGGGGAATATCTCATTCTTGAAGCCGATCAGGTCTTCAAGGCTATCGGCCAGAAGTTCGAACCGGAACCGCTGGCGGGTTCGGGCATCGGGCTATCCAGGGGACGGATCAGCGTGGACGACGAACGTCGCACGTCGGTCGAGGGCATATGGGCAGGCGGTGATTGCGTCGCAGGCGGCAAGGACCTGACCGTCGCATCGGTGGAAGATGGCAAGGTCGCCGCTGAATCGATCCATGCAACGCTGATCAAACGCCCCCAGGCAATCGAAGGCTTTGCCGATGCAGTGCTTTCAGGAGGCGCGCTCCATGCCCCGGCATCGGCTGTGCGGGACCGCGGCGTTCATCTGAGCCAGGAACAGGGCTGA